A single window of Drosophila suzukii chromosome 3, CBGP_Dsuzu_IsoJpt1.0, whole genome shotgun sequence DNA harbors:
- the Dbp73D gene encoding probable ATP-dependent RNA helicase Dbp73D translates to MELFTVNRYTEDLKKPKTGTQDTTNNEDEILQKLLQKAAKRKRKHKESEVIEAPVQEDLAPEEAEPQTKEEPVEVLEKPQELVEEQDVPSNDFQVLGDDGSAAKKKKVEMQLPSWLAHPTIIEGGILQPEEEIPASEAIDQLDYLEKTTCLALKQMKIKRLFPVQRQVIPWILEAHAKPAPFRPRDICVSAPTGSGKTLAFAIPIVQLLSQRVECKVRALIVLPVAELALQVYRVISALCSKTELEVCLLSKQHKLEDEQEKLVELYKGKYYSKVDIVVTTPGRLVDHLHATKGFCLKNLKFLIIDEADRIMDAVFQNWLYHLDSHVKETTDQLLAGTQAPLCYAELQSSFGKQPHKLLFSATLSQDPEKLQNLRLFQPRLFTTVFTMPVIKDVNGDDTNPETNPDQGQFVGKYTTPAELTEQFCVTELRLKPLTLFALVEKYQWKRFLCFTNSTVQASRLTFVMTSLFERTTTKVAELSGNLSARARKQALQDFAAGKINGLICSDALARGIDVADIDVVLSYEVPRHIKTHIHRVGRTARAGKKGTAVTLLTEQEQVAFKKLLNDVGKGLGEEINVSPDIEIQYAASYKHALNHLRNRQQKEKGNKAALKKRVANQAMMHKKQENLVTDRPLTLMEKLQIKASVNQAEVLSKKQDETKPQNRKTKPQPKKTKKQLIAKKLMNIEN, encoded by the exons ATGGAATTATTCACTGTAAACAG ATATACAGAGGATTTAAAGAAGCCCAAAACTGGAACACAAGATACCACCAACAACGAGGATGAAATCCTTCAGAAATTGCTCCAAAAGGCTGCGAAACGCAAGAGGAAACACAAAGAAAGTGAAGTTATAGAAGCACCCGTCCAGGAAGATCTTGCCCCAGAAGAAGCGGAACCCCAAACCAAGGAGGAGCCCGTGGAAGTACTTGAAAAACCCCAAGAGCTAGTAGAGGAACAGGATGTGCCCTCCAATGACTTTCAAGTTCTTGGTGACGATGGTTCGGCGGCCAAGAAAAAAAAGGTGGAGATGCAGCTGCCCAGTTGGCTGGCTCATCCCACGATCATCGAAGGTGGAATCCTTCAGCCCGAGGAGGAGATTCCCGCTTCAGAGGCCATAGATCAGCTGGACTACTTGGAAAAGACCACCTGTTTGGCTCTTAAGCAGATGAAGATCAAGCGACTGTTTCCTGTCCAACGGCAGGTCATCCCCTGGATCCTGGAGGCACATGCCAAGCCAGCCCCTTTTCGCCCCCGTGACATTTGTGTATCTGCTCCCACGGGTAGTGGAAAAACCTTGGCCTTTGCCATACCAATTGTCCAGCTTTTATCGCAACGTGTCGAGTGCAAAGTTCGAGCTTTGATTGTTCTACCCGTGGCAGAGTTGGCCCTACAAGTTTACCGGGTCATTAGTGCGCTGTGCAGCAAAACCGAGCTGGAGGTTTGCCTACTGTCAAAGCAGCACAAACTCGAGGATGAGCAGGAGAAGCTGGTGGAGCTGTACAAGGGCAAATACTACTCGAAGGTGGACATTGTGGTCACCACACCAG GTCGCTTGGTGGACCATCTACATGCTACCAAAGGCTTTTGCCTGAAGAACCTTAAATTCCTAATCATTGACGAGGCCGATAGGATAATGGACGCCGTTTTCCAAAACTGGCTTTATCACTTAGACAGTCATGTCAAAGAGACCACAGATCAGTTGTTGGCCGGCACTCAAGCACCTCTATGCTATGCAGAGCTTCAGTCCAGTTTTGGCAAGCAGCCACATAAGCTTCTATTCTCGGCCACGCTGTCCCAAGATCCGGAGAAACTTCAGAACCTACGGCTCTTCCAGCCGCGTCTGTTCACCACCGTCTTTACCATGCCCGTGATAAAGGATGTAAATGGTGACGATACCAATCCGGAAACAAATCCAGATCAAGGACAATTTGTGGGCAAATACACAACACCGGCAGAGTTAACAGAACAGTTCTGTGTGACGGAGCTGCGACTGAAACCGCTGACCCTGTTTGCTCTGGTGGAGAAATACCAGTGGAAGCGGTTCCTCTGCTTCACCAACAGCACAGTCCAGGCCAGTCGCCTGACTTTCGTGATGACATCGCTTTTTGAACGTACCACCACTAAGGTGGCCGAGTTGTCGGGTAACCTTTCGGCTCGTGCTCGAAAGCAAGCCCTTCAGGACTTCGCAGCTGGCAAAATAAATGGACTAATCTGCTCAGATGCCTTGGCGCGTGGTATTGATGTGGCGGACATAGATGTTGTACTCTCATACGAGGTGCCTCGCCACATCAAGACCCACATCCATCGAGTGGGTCGAACGGCTCGAGCTGGAAAGAAGGGTACCGCTGTCACCCTCCTCACCGAACAAGAACAGGTTGCATTCAAGAAACTTCTAAACGATGTGGGCAAAGGATTGGGCGAAGAGATCAACGTTTCACCGGACATTGAGATCCAGTATGCGGCTAGTTACAAACATGCACTGAACCATTTGCGTAATCGGCAGCAGAAGGAAAAGGGTAACAAGGCGGCGCTGAAGAAACGCGTGGCCAACCAAGCCATGATGCATAAAAAACAAGAGAATTTGGTCACCGATCGACCACTAACGTTAATGGAAAAGCTCCAGATCAAAGCGAGTGTGAATCAAGCGGAGGTGCTTTCCAAGAAACAAGACGAAACGAAACCTCAAAACCGCAAAACAAAACCTCAGCCTAAGAAAACCAAGAAACAACTCATTGCCAAAAAACTAATGAACATCGAGAACTAA
- the PGRP-SB1 gene encoding peptidoglycan-recognition protein SB1, with translation MNTSTAIKYVAALALFSLALSADALQIEPRSSWGAVAARSPSRISGAVDYVIIHHSDNPNGCTTSEQCKRMIKNIQSDHKGRRSFSDIGYNFIVAGDGKVYEGRGFGLQGSHAPNYNRKSIGIVFIGNFERNAPSAQMLQNAKDLIELAKQRGYLKENYTLFGHRQTKATSCPGDALYNEIKTWPHWRQN, from the exons ATGAACACATCAACGGCAATCAAGTATGTGGCTGCTCTGGCGCTCTTCTCTTTGG CTCTCTCCGCCGATGCCTTGCAGATTGAGCCCCGCAGCAGCTGGGGTGCAGTGGCTGCTCGTTCCCCTTCGAGGATTTCCGGTGCCGTGGACTATGTGATCATCCATCATTCCGACAATCCCAACGGATGCACCACTTCCGAACAGTGCAAGCGCATGATCAAGAACATACAGTCGGATCACAAGGGTCGCAGGAGTTTCAGCGACATTGGCTACAACTTTATTGTGGCCGGGGATGGAAAGGTGTACGAGGGTCGTGGCTTTGGACTCCAGGGATCACATGCCCCGAACTATAACCGCAAGAGCATTGGCATCGTCTTCATTGGCAACTTCGAGCGCAATGCACCATCCGCCCAAATGCTCCAGAACGCCAAGGATCTGATCGAGCTGGCCAAGCAGCGTGGATACCTCAAGGAGAACTACACTCTGTTTGGCCACCGTCAGACCAAGGCCACCTCCTGCCCCGGTGATGCCCTCTACAACGAGATCAAAACCTGGCCCCACTGGAGGCAAAACTAA
- the PGRP-SB2 gene encoding peptidoglycan-recognition protein SB2 isoform X2, translating into MKLQLGLVLFGFTLAMGQIVPRGSWCPVPISPRLPRLVGPVRLIIIHHTVTASCFNPQQCLLALRQIRADHLRRKFRDIGYNFLIGGDGRIYEGLGFGIRDEHAPNYNSQSIGIAFIGNFQSKWTTSSTNAASCPYPHPNWCPAPPGSAQLYSCGTLSDQSHSLPGKTPPRRAQEVAPLAAETLGFQRNPKDIIEYFKNIQHFKWRKDPNFFP; encoded by the exons ATGAAGCTACAGTTGGGACTGGTCTTATTTGGCTTTACATTGGCCATGGGCCAGATTGTTCCCCGAGGCAGCTGGTGTCCTGTGCCAATCTCTCCGAGATTACCAAGGCTCGTGGGGCCTGTTCGACTGATCATCATCCATCACACGGTCACAGCGTCCTGCTTCAATCCTCAGCAGTGTCTGTTGGCGTTGAGGCAAATTCGAGCGGATCATCTGCGCAGGAAGTTCAGGGATATAGGCTACAACTTCCTGATCGGCGGCGATGGTCGGATCTACGAAGGCTTGGGTTTCGGCATCCGCGACGAACATGCTCCCAACTATAATAGTCAGTCCATTGGCATTGCTTTCATTGGCAATTTCCAGAGTAA GTGGACTACCTCCTCCACAAATGCTGCAAGCTGCCCGTACCCTCATCCAAATTGGTGTCCAGCGCCGCCAGGTTCTGCCCAATTATACTCTTGTGGGACATTGTCAGACCAAAGCCACAGCTTGCCCGGGAAAACACCTCCTCGAAGAGCTCAAGAAGTGGCCCCGCTGGCAGCCGAAACCTTAGGTTTCCAAAGGAATCCGAAAGATattatagaatattttaagaacatacaacattttaaatggAGAAAGGACCCTAATTTCTTTCCTTAA
- the PGRP-SB2 gene encoding peptidoglycan-recognition protein SB2 isoform X1 — protein MKLQLGLVLFGFTLAMGQIVPRGSWCPVPISPRLPRLVGPVRLIIIHHTVTASCFNPQQCLLALRQIRADHLRRKFRDIGYNFLIGGDGRIYEGLGFGIRDEHAPNYNSQSIGIAFIGNFQSGLPPPQMLQAARTLIQIGVQRRQVLPNYTLVGHCQTKATACPGKHLLEELKKWPRWQPKP, from the exons ATGAAGCTACAGTTGGGACTGGTCTTATTTGGCTTTACATTGGCCATGGGCCAGATTGTTCCCCGAGGCAGCTGGTGTCCTGTGCCAATCTCTCCGAGATTACCAAGGCTCGTGGGGCCTGTTCGACTGATCATCATCCATCACACGGTCACAGCGTCCTGCTTCAATCCTCAGCAGTGTCTGTTGGCGTTGAGGCAAATTCGAGCGGATCATCTGCGCAGGAAGTTCAGGGATATAGGCTACAACTTCCTGATCGGCGGCGATGGTCGGATCTACGAAGGCTTGGGTTTCGGCATCCGCGACGAACATGCTCCCAACTATAATAGTCAGTCCATTGGCATTGCTTTCATTGGCAATTTCCAGA GTGGACTACCTCCTCCACAAATGCTGCAAGCTGCCCGTACCCTCATCCAAATTGGTGTCCAGCGCCGCCAGGTTCTGCCCAATTATACTCTTGTGGGACATTGTCAGACCAAAGCCACAGCTTGCCCGGGAAAACACCTCCTCGAAGAGCTCAAGAAGTGGCCCCGCTGGCAGCCGAAACCTTAG
- the LOC108006677 gene encoding uncharacterized protein — MKTVLGTMLGYLLLGLVLSQASIATATTGVIPAYPAAIPAPIPRLVPVATSHQFVTRNWNRVYVPPTTVATYPNTYIKYSGGYPSYPAYNYPYASTYQYTYPYYYPTYNYGYGYKGVW; from the exons ATGAAAACC GTTCTAGGCACCATGTTGGGCTACTTGCTCCTGGGACTGGTTCTGTCCCAAGCCAGCATAGCAACTGCCACAACTGGGGTGATACCGGCATATCCTGCAGCGATTCCGGCTCCTATTCCCCGCTTGGTTCCCGTGGCCACCAGTCATCAGTTTGTCACCCGGAACTGGAATCGAGTCTATGTGCCCCCAACCACAGTGGCCACTTATCCGAACACCTATATAAAGTACAGCGGAGGCTATCCCTCGTATCCCGCCTACAACTATCCCTATGCCTCCACCTATCAGTACACCTATCCCTACTACTATCCCACATATAACTATGGTTATGGTTACAAGGGTGTCTGGTGA
- the LOC108006683 gene encoding uncharacterized protein, whose translation MQQMLIIVSMALLASVAAGPAVNPALFPSGSPFGFYPGSAAPFAAAYGGASFAAAPFVNPLGAPLGASPLAISSSQRLDYFNQFNAAFAPTAPARILAANPFAAAGPRFIQPTRFIAAGVPAPFFV comes from the exons ATGCAGCAAATG TTGATTATTGTATCGATGGCTTTGTTGGCCAGTGTGGCAGCCGGACCTGCGGTTAATCCCGCTTTGTTTCCGTCAGGATCACCTTTTGGTTTCTATCCAGGATCTGCTGCTCCATTTGCCGCCGCCTATGGAGGTGCTTCTTTTGCTGCTGCACCTTTTGTTAATCCTTTAGGTGCTCCTTTGGGTGCTTCTCCTTTGGCCATTTCCAGCAGCCAGCGCTTGGACTACTTTAATCAATTTAATGCCGCCTTTGCTCCGACTGCTCCTGCTCGCATCCTGGCTGCTAATCCATTCGCAGCGGCTGGCCCTCGTTTCATTCAACCAACTCGTTTTATTGCTGCTGGGGTGCCGGCaccattttttgtttaa